AGGCTGAGTCTATGGCACAACCAGGCATGGTGCTCTATGGATCTAGGCGGGGCGGCTTGGCAttgttcttctattttttttaagaccTTCCATCATGCTATGATCCAACTTGATTTTTTAATTAAATGGTATTGTTCAACTTATGTTCATCTTAGACCACAAAATGCCATTCCACATCGTATTGAAAGCGTAGATTTAGAAGCTGTTTAGCACAATGAAAGTGCAGATCACAAACCAGCAAGCGAGATCTACTTGCCAGCTAATAGTactagaaacatgcatatatagtAACAATAGTAGTACAAGCACGAAGAAAGGACATAACAACCTGATTATTGAAGCTAGCTAGCAACATAGGCCAAGCTACGTACACGTCCATACGATTCAAGGCTAGCTCAAGCACGCTATCTGAGGGATTCAAATCATCAGCCGTTGTTCAACGAAGTTAAGTCTTCTTGCCAAGGAAAACATCAGTTAGGACAGTTTTGGACTGTAGCGAGGTCTTGAGAATCTCCACACCCTGTAAATGCATGACGCAACAGTTGACAGTTCCACAAAGAAAATGGTAGAAAATGCATGTGAATTGAGAGACAGTGGTAGATGATGCATGATCACCTCCTTGTACCCGATCTGCACAGTCCTCTCTTGGAGCGCACCTAGGTCCCTCACCGCGACGGTGTTGAGCAGCGCAATGCTGGAGATGTTTGACATGGGAAATATCTTTAGGTCATCTGTCACCGTGTATGTCACCATGCCACCCTGCACTAACCCTTTCGCTTCTTGGGTCACAGGCTCAGACGGCACATACTGGGAATCCGCCAACATCTGGTTTCCACACATCGGGCACCGAGCACCTCTCTCTTCCGTAACGTAGTTGCGGCAGCTGGAGTAGGTATAGCCGCTGCATCTGAAGAATCTTTTCATGGCCGGGGATGGCTCCGGCAAGCGGAAGAAAGTTCTGTTGGACTTCGCTCCAAGGGACAACACGGTAGGACTTAGCATGGCGTCCTTAGCAGCGCCGGGCTGTACATAGGGATCATCAAGTTTCTCGACGCTGGTGTAGAGGTTGCCGATGCAGCCAACCATGGAATCCTTTCCCAGTAGCTTCACGGCCGTGCCGGATGGCATGGTGAGGAGGGAAAAGAGGAAGTCGACAGCGTCTTTGTGGGCCTCCGCGAACACCACGCGCGGGCGTGGCGGGCTGGAATCGATAAGGAGCTTCATGGTGACGAGGGTCATTGCCATCTTGGAGCTCAACAAACACCTATTTTCTCAGGTTAAGTTGATTACTTGGTGGATGGAATGGTCTAATATATATATGGCGTGGCCAGCACTTGGATGATACAGTGATATGCTACATCCACATCATAACATTTTGTTCTCATATCTTTATATATACTAATTTGAGTCTCCATATGAACAATCATACTAATCCAAATCATCAAGAAATCACTCGATTAGGAAAACTCCACGAAAACAAATCAATTCAAACCCATGTAAAAAATGAGTCCTAGGAGCGAAAAAATAAATCAACTGCTCCAATAGCAGTTTTTTAGAAGACAATAATATTGTTCCTATTGTATTAGATCTTAGTAACTTGAAATATGTACATATTGTATGGCCATGATTATGGTCATTAATGTTGTGAAGACTAAGTTTTTAATATGCAGGTGCCTATACGATAGCATTGGTATTTTCTCACTATATAGATGACTATGATATCTTTGCGTGACACAACCATGCATTATTTATTGAGTAAATTTCATCTATGGTCACTTATCTTGAACATGGCGCTCAAATTGGTCTTTGTACATAGAAAACCCCACATGGGGACACCACAGAAAAGAATGAACATTGTAGATATTCCATTGAAGCCGACCAACGTATCAGTCAGTCACAAGCTCATGAACACCTGGACCCACAAAAAAATTGCAAATGCCAAAAATTCTAGTAAATATTTTTTTGGCTCGTCGGGTGATCATCGATGATCTTCTCCTTTTGCTACTTATAAGGGAGAATATATAAATGAAAATCACTGATTAAGTTTTGGTTCTTCCATCACATTCAAATGGAGTAGAATCATATACGCCGGTCTCATGCATTAAGAATAAATGTTGGTAAATCACTACCAAAATTTACCGTCACCAATAATATTGTGATGCTTTGTAGCAAAATGTGGATGCAAATATCTCTCTCTTAAAAAATAAGTCTATTCCCGCAGGTCCTTCCATCCTAATGTTAACCTTATTGTTTAAGCTTTCTTGGTGATCAGAAGATAGAATAAGAACATGATTCATATGGAAATAATAATGGCAACTCTCTGAGATTCTCTAATTGTGCCTGACAAGTGCACGCAAGCATATCGCTATCTCCAAAATGACAGGCACAtcacacatgcatgcatgcatgcataattAGGAGAATATACTCATGGAAGCGCTATACACTGATTTTCTCTCTCAGTTAACGAAATTAATATACACCATCATTATCTGGTCCCATGAAAAATGGTGATCCCTTTTATCTCGGTCACTGCGATTAATCTAAACTATTATAATTCCATCCGACCAAATGAACAGTGtagatcttttctttttctcttgttcaTCATGGCATTTTCCTCTTTTTTTATTAATGTGGCACCTTCAATCTCTCATGTTCTTGATATACGTAGATTTGATGTTGTAGTTTATCATTCTCTCTTCTTGTTTAATCTACTCCTTCGCATTTCTCAATCAGGGTATATGATACTACTCAAAATCAATCTGAGGAAAAAGATAAAAGAAATGATTTTTTTTAATATGGCCATCTGCCTTCATCCCACAGACAATACGTTCTCAGCAAATATGCTCAAGCTACCTTTAGAGCATAAAAAAAAGGTGTCTCATTTATGCCTTGCTGTTGTAATTTGTGTGGCACTTATGCACACAATATAGCATGAAGGAAAGGCAGAGGATATCATTCCCTTGCAAATTGTCAGCAATGACAAGGCCGAGAGATTGTCAAGTCTTTTGCGTTCGTATTTTGTCCAATTCTTCATTTTTTTAGGCTACAAATATAGCTTTATTCATGAACAAAGGTCAGGTTTACGAAAGCAGACTGCAATAGAGGGAAGACATGTTGTGGGACAGAGCCTTCCCTGGTGCCGAGCATGCCATTACAATGGCCTAGATGTGCCAACGTAGGGGCCACACAGTTGCTTCCTCCATTGGAGAAATAGAATACCTTCAGGCATGAGCGGAACTAGATCCTTAATTTCAGAGATCACAAAACAAAGGCCGGAGAGGTTCCTGGAGGCTTGATTCAGTGCAGCAGAGAGGGTGGCACCGTCAGTTTCCACAATCTCCTTGCCATGAAGGCAGGGCATGTAGGCTTTAAGTCCAGCACGGCAGGCATGGGCTTCGGCGTCAGCGCACCCATGGAGAGAGACGACACCGGAGATTGAGATTGTGCCATTGTCAACCTCTTCATTTTTAATAATTAACTACATGTAATCTATAATAACTAAATTGGAGCAACCCACTAAAGGCATTTCTCTCAGCATGCAAAAGAGCACGGAAAAGTAAAACGTCTGCTGGGGCCACAGCACATCAtgcccaactgaaaggaaagaacTGGAGATATAGCCCTAGCGCTAGGGCACACCAACCGCTGGAAGGCGTAGATAGGCGACGAGCCGCCGCAAGAAGATCCTCCAACATGCCGTCCAGCCGGTCCCTGTCCCGCTGTCTACACAGCGGGTACCACTGCTGCAAAAAAGCCAAGAATTTGAAGATAGAATCAGAGGCTCGTCTTAGGAAGATACGCTCAATCACCATCTTGTTGCGCACATTCCATAAGGTCCAAGACATAGTGGCGAACAGTAATCAGAATAGGCGCCTCCTACTCCCAGAACGGTTCGCCTGGACTTCCAAGAACTCTCCAAGGTCCAGGGCCTGCCACTCAGGCCCTAGAGCCTCTTGTAGAAAGCTCCATAGAAGTCGAGCTGCGGGGCAAGAAAACATGATATGGCGCGTGTCTTCAGGAACCGCACATAGCGGACAAAGGCCATTACCCGGCCCATTCCGCTTGGCTACCTCCACCCCCGAGGGGAGGCGGTCCCGGAGGAGTTGCCACACGAAGATTTTAATTTTTAACGGAATCGGGGCTTTCCACAAGTGGGACGCCCAACTAAGACCGGGTCCTCGGAAGAGGGCCCTACAGGCCGACCTAACAGAGAAAGTGCCAGCCGGAGATAGCCTCCAAAGAGCACTATCCGGGCCACCGGGGAGGAACCCAGGGAGGCGAGCCAGAAGCGACTCCCACCCAAGGGCCTCCGCGGGGGTGAGGCCCCGTCGGAAGGGGACAACCCACCCGCTAGCCGCCACCTCAGCAACTAGCACGGCCGGGTCCGCCACAATGGCGAATAGGTCTAGAAAGGCCGTCCTAAGGGGTCCCCCCTCAAGCCAAGAATCAAGCCAAAACAAGgttccactagtaggaaaagccttatagatgagattctatttctgtggcgcactagctactcatgcgccacagaaacaagttctgtggcgcaccagacaaggtgcgccacaaaaatagtttagttttgtggcgcacccgaagctcatgcgccacagaaatacggttgggcccacaccatgccacccccaatcattggtttcgctatttctgtggcgcaccatcccacgtgcgccacagaaataagatattctgtggcattctgtggcgcactggtcctggtgcGTCACAGAATTAAGGCTTTTTGTGGCGCAtgtgggatggtgcgccacagaaaa
This Lolium perenne isolate Kyuss_39 chromosome 1, Kyuss_2.0, whole genome shotgun sequence DNA region includes the following protein-coding sequences:
- the LOC127341715 gene encoding uncharacterized protein isoform X2; translation: MAMTLVTMKLLIDSSPPRPRVVFAEAHKDAVDFLFSLLTMPSGTAVKLLGKDSMVGCIGNLYTSVEKLDDPYVQPGAAKDAMLSPTVLSLGAKSNRTFFRLPEPSPAMKRFFRCSGYTYSSCRNYVTEERGARCPMCGNQMLADSQYVPSEPVTQEAKGLVQGGMVTYTVTDDLKIFPMSNISSIALLNTVAVRDLGALQERTVQIGYKEGVEILKTSLQSKTVLTDVFLGKKT
- the LOC127341715 gene encoding uncharacterized protein isoform X1, yielding MAMTLVTMKLLIDSSPPRPRVVFAEAHKDAVDFLFSLLTMPSGTAVKLLGKDSMVGCIGNLYTSVEKLDDPYVQPGAAKDAMLSPTVLSLGAKSNRTFFRLPEPSPAMKRFFRCSGYTYSSCRNYVTEERGARCPMCGNQMLADSQYVPSEPVTQEAKGLVQGGMVTYTVTDDLKIFPMSNISSIALLNTVAVRDLGALQERTVQIGYKEVRPCIIYHCLPIHMQFLQFSLYGFTGFGDSQDLATVQNHPN
- the LOC127341715 gene encoding uncharacterized protein isoform X5 → MAMTLVTMKLLIDSSPPRPRVVFAEAHKDAVDFLFSLLTMPSGTAVKLLGKDSMVGCIGNLYTSVEKLDDPYVQPGAAKDAMLSPTVLSLGAKSNRTFFRLPEPSPAMKRFFRCSGYTYSSCRNYVTEERGARCPMCGNQMLADSQYVPSEPVTQEAKGLVQGGMVTYTVTDDLKIFPMSNISSIALLNTVAVRDLGALQERTVQIGVWRFSRPRYSPKPS
- the LOC127341715 gene encoding uncharacterized protein isoform X4, translated to MAMTLVTMKLLIDSSPPRPRVVFAEAHKDAVDFLFSLLTMPSGTAVKLLGKDSMVGCIGNLYTSVEKLDDPYVQPGAAKDAMLSPTVLSLGAKSNRTFFRLPEPSPAMKRFFRCSGYTYSSCRNYVTEERGARCPMCGNQMLADSQYVPSEPVTQEAKGLVQGGMVTYTVTDDLKIFPMSNISSIALLNTVAVRDLGALQERTVQIGVWRFSRPRYSPKLS
- the LOC127341715 gene encoding uncharacterized protein isoform X3 → MAMTLVTMKLLIDSSPPRPRVVFAEAHKDAVDFLFSLLTMPSGTAVKLLGKDSMVGCIGNLYTSVEKLDDPYVQPGAAKDAMLSPTVLSLGAKSNRTFFRLPEPSPAMKRFFRCSGYTYSSCRNYVTEERGARCPMCGNQMLADSQYVPSEPVTQEAKGLVQGGMVTYTVTDDLKIFPMSNISSIALLNTVAVRDLGALQERTVQIGYKEGLEILKTSLQSKTILTDVFLGKKT